The following are encoded in a window of Mycobacterium decipiens genomic DNA:
- a CDS encoding PE family protein yields the protein MSFVTTQPEMLTASASKLQGIGAAMSANDASAAPATTGVVPAAADEVSTLTAALFAAHGELYLEVSARARAIHDFFVSTLQTSARSYAATETANATIAGA from the coding sequence GTGTCGTTCGTCACCACACAGCCCGAGATGTTGACGGCATCGGCCAGCAAGCTGCAGGGGATCGGCGCGGCCATGAGCGCCAATGACGCCTCCGCGGCGCCGGCTACCACCGGAGTGGTTCCCGCCGCTGCCGATGAGGTCTCGACGCTCACCGCCGCGTTGTTCGCCGCGCACGGCGAGCTGTATCTGGAAGTCAGCGCCCGGGCCCGCGCGATCCATGACTTTTTTGTCTCCACACTGCAAACCAGTGCGCGCTCGTATGCGGCAACCGAAACCGCCAACGCCACCATCGCCGGCGCGTAG